A segment of the Actinomycetota bacterium genome:
ATCTCCGCCCTCACACTGCGCCAGCTTCCCAACGCGGTCCCCCGCAACGACCAAGGGCCCCTGAATTCTCAGGGACCCTTCGTCGTGTCGAACGTTCATATAGTTGAACGTTCAATTTCTGTAGCGGGGAGACATTTCTAGGGCGCGATCACTGGGTTGCATGCACTGCACGATCTCCTCACGAAACCTCATTTATGCACCCCCTTCTGCACTCCCCCGGGAGCGCAAACCTGCACCCCCATCGTCCATAAACCCCACGATATCCGCCCGAAACAGTTCGAAGAAATGTGTCGGGAATCGTAGATCTTTAGTCTTGGAAAACGTCACGCAACTTTGATGCATCGACTTCGCCCTGCGGTCTCTTTACACTCCAGCCACGTCATCTCGGAAGAAGGCATTGAATTCTTCTATCCGTAGAGGTCGTTCAGCCGTTGGAAGACTGCATGAATTGGAAGCCCACTCGGCCATTCGCATCAAATCTTCGGCTTTTCCATGACTGTCACCTAGGTACTGATTGCAAATCGAATTTGCATTCACGGAATCCAGTCGTCTGTACGCTCTGGACGCGTGGTTGGGGTTCCGGCTTGCGATGCTTGCCGCCGATTCAGGCGAGCCAGATACTCGTTGTAGTCGGCCATTTCCTGATTGCCGTCCCGGTCAGCTTGCCTGTCTTTTCGGCGAGCTTCTCTTTCATCGCTTCTGGCCCACTGAATTGACATTGCAATGATGACAATGAGGATTGGTACTTCGCCGATGGCCCAGGCTGCTTGCCCACCGGAATTTGTCTCCTGAAGTAGGTCGGTCACCCATTCGGGGCGAACGACTCCGAACCATTCGGGAGCCAGCGCTCCGTTGCTCATCATGATGATGATGGCAAAGAAGCCGTGGAATGCCGAAGCAATGATCAGGATCACGAACCGTTGCCAATAGGGCAGGAATCTCGGACGCGGATCAACTCCGATCAGGATCCAGTAGAACAAATATCCGGACAGGACGAAATGCGTCTGCATCGCGACGTGGCCCACATGGGTGCCCATCAAATTGGCAAATGCAGAAGAGAGATACAGCCCATACAAGCCGAAGAAATAGATGCCTAGCACCACCAGCGGGTTAGTCAGTATCACTGCTGCGCGACTCTGGAGTGCGACCGTGATCCACTCACGCGGGCCCCACTGGCCGGCCTTTGCGGGACGCAGCGCTCGAAGCGCGAGAGTTGCCGGACCGCCGAGCACAAGGAAAATCGGAACGAGCATGGTCAGCGCCATGTGCTGCGCCATATGCAGCCCTGGCGCAACATTTGCATAGCCAGCGATTCCAGCATTGGTGCACCAGAGCAAGGCCGTCACACCGAGTAACCATGCGATCGTGCGACCTAACGGCCATCGATCGCCCCGCCGGTGCAGGCGAATGACTCCGCCTACATACAGCCCAGCCAGAGTCGCGCAAATGGCAAGGAACACTGGATCCGGCCGAAGACTGAGAACGACGTTCATGAAATCGGGCGGCGGCGGGTAGGCGTAGCCGACAAGTGACTCGCCTAAACTTGGTAACTGCTCCAGCACTTTGGGAGAAGGACTTGTGGTTAGCGCGCTCCCGATACCAACTGCTAAGGCCATGATCACAATTTCAATGGTGAGTCTCAAGGTGAGTTGACTTCGCGAAATCGGATCTGCGCTTGCCCTTTTGCCGATCCACTGGCGAAGCCCCATCCCTGCAGCAACGGCGAGGCTCAGGAGCAGCACCTTTACCAGCACCAATTGCCCGTACCTTGTAGTAATCAGCTCACTGAAAGAGTTGAGCTGTGCCGCAGCGTTGCCCAAGCCGCTGATGGCAAGTACCGCAATCGCAATCGCTGTTACCAAGGTCAACCGCTGAATAGCCGAGGCCATGCCGTCCCTTCGCAGCATGCATACGAGCAGCACCGCAAGGAGAGCAGCAATCCAGATACTCGCGGCGCTTGCGTGCGCAACTCCCGAAGCCAGCAGCAGCGCGTGCTGGGATGAACCGCCGCCATGCCCAGTCACTGCGGGCAGACACAGCGCCAGCACAGTGATCAGCGCCGCAATGCCGGCGCTGATCACAGTAGAGCCGACCGATGCCAGCCCACTCACAAAAAGTGCAGCTACAGCCACAGCGATAAGAGTGCGGACTTGAGGAATATCTGACCAATAGGTAGCCACAACTTCGGGGCGGAGAGCCTCAGTCAGCGGAAGCCCGAGTACGTCGGCAAATGTCCACGCAGCCTGGACGAGGCAAAGGAGTGCCCAGAGAGCTGCGGCCCATGAAGTCAGTACGAGGTCTCGACGGCCTACCGGCGACACGACCCCGCCGCGCGCAATTGGACTAAGCAGCATTGCTGAAACAGCGCAGGCCAGCGTCACGATGCCAGCAATCATTGACAGCGCACGCAGGATTGGCGCGCCATCTGACACCAGAGCACCGGGGCCAGGAATACCAGGGATCGAAGCGTCGTAAGTCCCAATCCAAGCGCGAGCAATTGTCACGGTGACTGCAAGTAGCACGATTGCGATGACTACAGTGCCGCCGACAACGAGAGGCATGCGACTTCTATAAGCGCTCATTCCTGTTGACGGGCTTTCTTACGTCGTCGTTGCACTAGCACGATCCCGATACCGCCAATCGTTCCGATGGCAGCACCTATCAGCACATTCGGATCGGTCAGCGAACTCGAACCGGATGGCTCAGCGATTGCGTCCGGACTTGGCGAAGTTGACGTGGCGGATTTCTCAGTAGGCGAAGGACTCTGATTCGGGGAGCGCAGGGTGAACGTAGTGGTACCGGTTATCGGGTGGCCGTCTGTGGATACCACTCTGTAGGAGACGGTGTAGGTGTCGTTCGGAAGTTCCGCTGCCCACGGCAACACAGCACTGCGGCCCACGGCTCTGGCACTGTCCTTTGCCACGATCGTCTTGTTTTGGTTTGTGATCACGACTTTGGTGCCCGTGTTGAGGAGGTTCTCATTGAACGTCAACACCACTTCTTCGGGAGGTGCGGATATCGTCGAGCCGTCAGCGGGCACGACGCTCTGCAGATCGGTGTGTGCAGCAGCTGTGGAGATCAAGATCAAGCTCACAGCGGCGCTCGCCAGAGTTGTCGTAATGCACGTGGAGGCAAGACGGATTCGCCTCTTTGTCATTGAATTCACTATTTGGCTGACCTTTCAGGATTGTCGTGTGCGTGCTAAAGGATCGTCTGGAAATTCGGCGCGGTCACTCTCAGCCAAATAGTGAATTCTCCCCATAGCCCCGAGACCAGGAGTATTCCGACGGCTATCAGCATGGCGCCCCCCAGGCGCATGATCAGTTGCGAGTGCTCTCGCAGCCACCTCACCGCACCCACCATCCTCTGAAACGCGAGCGCCAAGACAATGAATGGCAAACCCAATCCGAGGCAATAGGCCAGCGAGAGTGCTGCGCCTCGGTAAGCGCCTCCTTCGGTGAATGCGAGGGTCTGCACCGCCGCCAAGGTTGGGCCGATGCACGGTGTCCAGCCAATGCCGAATGCAATGCCCAACAACGGTGCTCCGAGGATTCCGAATGAAGCGGCTCGATGAAAGCGCCATTCACGTTGTAGGCCTGGGATCACGCCAATAAATACCAAGCCCATGAGAATCACCAGAACGCCAAGAATTCGATTGATGACATTCTGGTACTCCAAAAGCAGATAGCCGGCGCTACCAAAAGCCAAGCCGTACGACACGAAAACTGCGCTGAAGCCAAGGATGAACAGGACGGTGCCCAGGAGCAGGCGACTGCGAGAACCTGTGCCTGTACTCACTTCAGAACCTGTCAGGCCGGTTACGTAGGACAAATAGCCAGGTGCCAACGGCAATACGCACGGGCTGACGAAGGCGATGATTCCAGCGAGGAAAGCGATCGCCAGCGCAGGTACCAACGCCCCATTGAAGACGAGATCGGTCATTTGACCAGCAGTAGTTCGATCAGGCCACGCAAACTCGACTCACTCACTCTGCCCAGAACGCGCCCTGCGACTCTGTCTTGCTGATCGATAATGACAGTTGAAGGGATCGCTTGCGGAGGCAGTGCGCTTCCGAACTTCACCTGAAGCTCTCCAGCCTTGTCAACGATATTTGGGTAGGCGATCCCAAAGGTCTTTGCGAATGCGCGCGCAGTGGGAAGCGAATCTCGAATATTGAGGCCCACGAATTGAACTCCCTTGCTTGCAAACTCCTTGGCCACTTTCTCCAGGACTGGTGCCTCGGCGCGACATGGTGCGCACCAAGACGCCCACACGTTGACTACGACAATCTTGCCCTGACCCAGAGGCAGCGCATACACGCCACCGTCCAATGCCGGACCTTCAAGCGCGGGAGCGGGCAAGCGTTCGGCAACCGGCAGATAAGTAATGGAGCCATCACCAGCCACGAAGCCTTGGTCGAGTGTGGTGTCATCGCTAGGCAGGCTCTGGCTCTCTTCCGCTAACTGTTGTGATCCGCCACAAGCCGCCAGAAGACCCAGTAAGGAAAGCGAAACGAGCAAACGGATGGATTTGGTAGCTACCTGGAGAGTCATGGACGCTTTGCCAGAAGGTCACGTTCGTAGACGATCCGAGCCAGAACTTCTTCGTTGCTCAACTGTGGATCCTCCTCACACACCAGTGTTCCAAATGGTCCCGAAAGACGTATCTCCGCTTGGAATTCTTCGACTCGGACCTGGTTCCAGCGGTACCAGCGCTCCCACTCAGTTTTCCCATCTGCTTCGCTGCGCAGACGCAATCCGTTCGCTGTAGGAATTGCAAAGACAGGCGAAGACGTTTCGGCAATCTCGCTTTCGGACTGCACACGCGTGGCAATGCCCCACAGGGGATCCGGCCCTACGCCCTCGCTCATACACCACCGGACAAAAGCGAAGAGCACCCCGCCCACCAGAGCGACGATAGCCAGGGAACCCAGACTTGATACGAGCATCAGTTCACGAGTCCGACAGTGACGACAATTGCGAGCACTGAGATCCACATAGCGACGAGTACAGGCATCCAGTCGTACGTAAAGCTCAGGATCGACGTGAGTCTTCCTGGCTGCGCACTAGGAAGGAGATAGGACAGACATGCGCTGGCGACGGCGCCCAGTGCGGTCAAGGTGGCTATCCAAACTGCTACACAGTAGAGACAGAGGGCGCCAATTTCGAATGCCGTTTGGAAAGCAAGCCAGTGAATGAAGACCGTTCCAGCCACTGTTCCGGCCAGCAGCCCCCACAAATACCAATCTTGCATTCGGGCTCGCGCGAGAATCGCCATGCTCACCGCAATCAGACAGGCAAATGCGGCAATACCGATCAGTGAGTTGGGAATTCCGAACAAGGTCGAATGTGACGACTGCATAACACTTCTGCAATTGATTAGCGCTGACAATGAACATGCTGGTGTGAATGCTGGGTCGGCCAGCAGGTGCAACTTGTCGACAGTGAGCTGCCAAGAGGCAAGCAGTCCGACTGTGGCAGCCCCGAGCAGCCACCAGCCGGTGCATCGATCCATCCGAACAAATTCGGAGCGACCGGCCGGCTTCGCCAAGGGAGTAGCCATGGATGTCATGGTCGTGCCGCCAGTTGCCCGTCAATCAAGGACTGCAATTCTTGTTCACTCTGTGGCCGGATTCGCTCTCCGTTCAGAAAGAAGCTCGGTGTTCCATCAACCCCCAGCGCCAAGCCTTCTTGGCGATCCAATTCGATTCGGGCCAGAGTCGACGGGTCTGCAATCGCGGCGTCATAGCGTTGAAGGTCCAACCCAATGGACTGGGCAAAGTCGCGAAAGAGTGACGCCTTGGACTCTTCCTGTTCGC
Coding sequences within it:
- a CDS encoding cytochrome c oxidase assembly protein; protein product: MPLVVGGTVVIAIVLLAVTVTIARAWIGTYDASIPGIPGPGALVSDGAPILRALSMIAGIVTLACAVSAMLLSPIARGGVVSPVGRRDLVLTSWAAALWALLCLVQAAWTFADVLGLPLTEALRPEVVATYWSDIPQVRTLIAVAVAALFVSGLASVGSTVISAGIAALITVLALCLPAVTGHGGGSSQHALLLASGVAHASAASIWIAALLAVLLVCMLRRDGMASAIQRLTLVTAIAIAVLAISGLGNAAAQLNSFSELITTRYGQLVLVKVLLLSLAVAAGMGLRQWIGKRASADPISRSQLTLRLTIEIVIMALAVGIGSALTTSPSPKVLEQLPSLGESLVGYAYPPPPDFMNVVLSLRPDPVFLAICATLAGLYVGGVIRLHRRGDRWPLGRTIAWLLGVTALLWCTNAGIAGYANVAPGLHMAQHMALTMLVPIFLVLGGPATLALRALRPAKAGQWGPREWITVALQSRAAVILTNPLVVLGIYFFGLYGLYLSSAFANLMGTHVGHVAMQTHFVLSGYLFYWILIGVDPRPRFLPYWQRFVILIIASAFHGFFAIIIMMSNGALAPEWFGVVRPEWVTDLLQETNSGGQAAWAIGEVPILIVIIAMSIQWARSDEREARRKDRQADRDGNQEMADYNEYLARLNRRQASQAGTPTTRPERTDDWIP
- a CDS encoding copper resistance protein CopC translates to MTKRRIRLASTCITTTLASAAVSLILISTAAAHTDLQSVVPADGSTISAPPEEVVLTFNENLLNTGTKVVITNQNKTIVAKDSARAVGRSAVLPWAAELPNDTYTVSYRVVSTDGHPITGTTTFTLRSPNQSPSPTEKSATSTSPSPDAIAEPSGSSSLTDPNVLIGAAIGTIGGIGIVLVQRRRKKARQQE
- a CDS encoding cytochrome c biogenesis protein CcdA, which gives rise to MTDLVFNGALVPALAIAFLAGIIAFVSPCVLPLAPGYLSYVTGLTGSEVSTGTGSRSRLLLGTVLFILGFSAVFVSYGLAFGSAGYLLLEYQNVINRILGVLVILMGLVFIGVIPGLQREWRFHRAASFGILGAPLLGIAFGIGWTPCIGPTLAAVQTLAFTEGGAYRGAALSLAYCLGLGLPFIVLALAFQRMVGAVRWLREHSQLIMRLGGAMLIAVGILLVSGLWGEFTIWLRVTAPNFQTIL
- a CDS encoding TlpA disulfide reductase family protein — translated: MTLQVATKSIRLLVSLSLLGLLAACGGSQQLAEESQSLPSDDTTLDQGFVAGDGSITYLPVAERLPAPALEGPALDGGVYALPLGQGKIVVVNVWASWCAPCRAEAPVLEKVAKEFASKGVQFVGLNIRDSLPTARAFAKTFGIAYPNIVDKAGELQVKFGSALPPQAIPSTVIIDQQDRVAGRVLGRVSESSLRGLIELLLVK
- a CDS encoding vitamin K epoxide reductase family protein, translated to MATPLAKPAGRSEFVRMDRCTGWWLLGAATVGLLASWQLTVDKLHLLADPAFTPACSLSALINCRSVMQSSHSTLFGIPNSLIGIAAFACLIAVSMAILARARMQDWYLWGLLAGTVAGTVFIHWLAFQTAFEIGALCLYCVAVWIATLTALGAVASACLSYLLPSAQPGRLTSILSFTYDWMPVLVAMWISVLAIVVTVGLVN